A genome region from Populus alba chromosome 3, ASM523922v2, whole genome shotgun sequence includes the following:
- the LOC118045843 gene encoding cuscuta receptor 1-like, translated as MMTKRIGAWMLLALLTLFGEWHGRCYGCLEEERIGLLEIKALIHPDGFYLRDWVDSSNCCEWRRIECDNTTRRVIQLSLLGARVFRLGDWVLNASLFQPFKELQSLDLGWNGLVGCMENEGFEVLSSKLRELYLYYNRFNNDKSILSCFNGNLSTLKSLDLSHNKLTAGSGLKVLSSRLKKLENLHLSYNQYNDSIFPSLTGFSSLKSLDLSGNQLTGSGFEIISSHLGKLENLDLSYNIFIDNIFSHLRGLSSLKSLNLSGNMLLESTTINGLRTLEFLQSLPISLKTLSLKDTNLSQGTFFNSSTLEELHLDNTSLPINFLQNIGALLALKVLSVAECDLHGTTLPAQGWCELKNLKQLDLAGNNLGGSLPDCLGNLSSLQLLDVSGNQFTGNIASSSLTNLVSLEFLLLSNNLFEVPISMKPFMNHSSLKFFFSKNNKLVTEPAAFDNLIPKFQLVFFSLSKTTEALNVEIPDFLYNQYDLRVLDLSHNNITGLFPSWLLKNNTRLEELYLSENSFVGTLQLLDHPYPNMIELDISNNNMIGQIPKDICLIFQNIEDLSMAKNRFTGYIPSCLGNISSLEILDLSNNQLSTVKLEQLTTIWFLKLSNNNLGGKIPISTFNSSNLVFLYLGGNNF; from the exons ATGATGACGAAAAGAATTGGGGCTTGGATGTTGCTAGCATTATTGACTTTGTTTGGCGAATGGCATGGTCGTTGTTATGGATGTTTGGAGGAAGAGAGGATTGGTCTCTTGGAGATCAAAGCTTTGATCCACCCAGATGGCTTTTACTTGAGAGATTGGGTGGACAGTAGTAATTGTTGTGAGTGGCGTAGGATCGAGTGTGATAACACTACAAGGCGAGTGATCCAACTATCTCTTTTAGGTGCAAGGGTTTTCCGCTTGGGCGATTGGGTTCTCAACGCATCTTTGTTTCAGCCTTTTAAAGAATTGCAAAGTCTTGATTTGGGATGGAATGGATTGGTTGGTTGCATGGAGAATGAAG GCTTCGAAGTCCTATCATCAAAACTGAGGGAACTTTACCTATATTATAACCgatttaataatgataaaagcATTTTGTCATGTTTCAATGGTAACCTTTCCACTCTCAAGTCTTTGGATCTGTCACATAATAAGTTGACAGCTGGATCAG GTCTCAAAGTCTTGTCATCAAGGTTGAAAAAGCTGGAGAACCTTCATCTAAGTTATAATCAATACAACGATAGCATTTTTCCATCTCTAACTGGATTTTCATCCCTCAAGTCTTTGGATCTGTCAGGCAATCAGCTGACAGGATCAG GTTTTGAGATCATATCATCACATTTGGGGAAACTCGAGAACTTGGACCTGAGCTATAATATATTCATCGACAACATTTTCTCACATCTGCGTGGACTTTCTTCTCTCAAGTCTTTAAATTTATCAGGCAATATGTTGCTAGAATCGACAACTATCAACG GTTTAAGGACACTGGAATTCTTGCAGTCATTGCCAATATCCCTGAAGACCCTTTCTCTCAAGGATACTAATTTAAGTCAAG GGACTTTCTTCAATTCTAGCACCCTTGAAGAATTGCATCTAGATAATACTTCTCTCCCAATAAACTTTCTCCAGAACATTGGAGCATTGCTTGCTCTTAAAGTTTTGTCTGTTGCTGAATGTGACCTCCATGGCACCACCCTACCCGCTCAAG GTTGGTGTGAATTGAAGAATCTGAAGCAATTAGATCTTGCTGGAAATAATTTAGGAGGTTCACTCCCAGATTGTTTAGGGAACTTGTCATCTCTACAACTATTAGATGTTTCTGGTAACCAGTTTACTGGAAATATTGCCTCTAGTTCTCTTACCAACCTCGTATCCCTTGAATTCCTCTTACTATCAAATAACCTCTTTGAAGTTCCCATTTCAATGAAGCCTTTTATGAACCACTCAAGCCTCAAATTCTTCTTTAGTAAGAACAACAAACTAGTAACAGAACCTGCTGCCTTTGATAATTTGATTCCAAAGTTCCAACTAGTCTTTTTTAGCTTGTCAAAAACAACAGAAGCACTCAATGTAGAAATTCCTGACTTCCTCTATAACCAATATGACTTGAGAGTCCTTGATCTCTCCCACAACAACATCACTGGATTGTTTCCATCATGGTTGCTTAAGAACAATACACGATTGGAGGAACTATATCTGAGCGAGAACTCCTTTGTTGGTACTTTGCAATTGCTAGATCACCCATATCCGAATATGATCGAATTAGATATATCCAACAACAACATGATCGGTCAAATTCCAAAAGATATTTGTTTGATCTTTCAAAATATAGAAGACTTAAGTATGGCTAAGAATAGATTCACAGGTTATATTCCTTCTTGTTTAGGAAATATTAGCTCTTTggaaattttagatttatccaACAATCAATTGTCCACAGTAAAACTAGAACAACTAACAACAATATGGTTTCTCAAGCTGTCAAATAACAATTTGGGTGGGAAAATACCGATCTCGACGTTCAATTCTTCTAACTTAGTATTTCTCTACCTAGGTGGTAACAACTTTTGA